Proteins co-encoded in one Candidatus Thiodictyon syntrophicum genomic window:
- a CDS encoding IS1 family transposase, which produces MNGQWTCPHCNSQNCRHHKTYQTGHNGTRLLWRCQSCNRLFSETKATLIEGLRKPTSFIIQVLKTRTEGIGLNAACRAFAIAKNTLLLWERRLADCKDVLVIYALTHTFIEQLIEGDELYTKVNRNVPPEDCEGWTIVLMERASRFIWALQCGKKDRSLFSYAIQILRDVILRTGDVTLVTDGERRYGNLLFEICHEVLRTGKRGRPPKVLRRGVKVRLKNKGKGTDRTGHSRPKYETPHPEHPETDQDVTPADIHANHLEASNASFRRKNSAYRRRTNTYAKSISGLQRTLDMLWIVHNFIRSHFTTKQVPAVALGILQQGLSWEEVLRVRQPRL; this is translated from the coding sequence TTGAACGGACAATGGACATGCCCTCATTGCAATTCACAGAATTGTCGGCATCACAAGACGTATCAAACCGGTCATAACGGTACGCGTTTGCTGTGGCGATGTCAAAGTTGCAATAGGCTCTTTTCCGAGACCAAAGCCACCCTTATCGAGGGGCTCAGGAAACCGACCAGCTTCATCATTCAAGTGCTCAAAACGCGCACTGAGGGGATCGGCTTGAACGCCGCCTGCCGGGCCTTCGCGATTGCGAAGAATACGTTGCTCCTATGGGAGCGTCGCCTGGCCGATTGCAAGGATGTGCTGGTCATATATGCCCTGACGCACACCTTTATTGAGCAACTGATCGAAGGTGATGAGCTTTATACGAAAGTGAATAGGAATGTCCCCCCGGAGGATTGTGAAGGCTGGACGATCGTACTGATGGAAAGGGCAAGTCGATTTATCTGGGCGCTTCAGTGCGGGAAAAAGGATCGCAGTCTATTTTCATATGCAATACAAATACTTAGAGATGTCATTCTGCGTACTGGCGATGTCACTCTAGTCACCGACGGGGAACGTCGGTATGGCAATCTCCTGTTTGAAATTTGCCACGAAGTATTGCGAACCGGAAAACGCGGCCGCCCACCGAAAGTGCTTCGTCGCGGTGTGAAGGTGCGCCTTAAGAATAAAGGGAAAGGAACTGATAGAACGGGGCACTCGCGTCCCAAATACGAAACCCCTCATCCGGAGCATCCAGAAACCGATCAAGATGTGACGCCAGCCGATATTCATGCTAATCATTTGGAAGCATCGAACGCTTCATTTCGGCGAAAGAATTCTGCTTATCGCCGCCGAACGAATACGTACGCGAAGAGCATTTCTGGTTTGCAAAGAACATTGGATATGTTGTGGATTGTCCATAACTTTATTCGCAGCCACTTCACGACGAAACAGGTTCCTG
- a CDS encoding tetratricopeptide repeat protein — MRQPPATRYRTSSKPSSPSNAPWPSSRPLVIDNLETILPPPYLAEQTPEALRDDARDALAAILALCDRLLGTGDTRLIFTSRETLPAPFAAERRCRELERLAPEDAVRLVERALEGARDHRPGAADAATRESIDALVEAVHGHARTLALLAPSLRALGVERTRARLTELMAEMDRRYPGSRERSVYASVELSLERLAPVNRERAAVLGVFHGGLHPAVLQVMTGWEMNDCQALAEDLSRTGLATADPYNYLTLNPALCPYLRGRLAPDERETLAGRWAESMGQYVEFLVQQSSRQAAMAATLTVMEIPNLFALLDWVQGAGDAEATIDLTTSLYQLLQFTGRPRLLERVGQARDAAAQALARQPGDDWTHARFLAEGPRIEQQRAGGRLREALAGAEALLRRARAAGESAYPDADYDLAMARMLLAQVHNTDGGSERALPLLDEARQRFRTIVRNRQSRAADWMASVCLSERGGCLLHLGRLDESAATYEESIALDERRGDERAVALGKCQLGTVRLQQRCYPEAVAAYAVARERFVRLDEPGSVATSWHRTGMAYQASGNPESAEDAYRRSLALNVRIGDTAAQADTLNNQGNLYQDVLSRPEDAAAFYRQSADLYVRTGNTAGEGRARSNLGATLRWLRRLDEARGEIQRAIECKAQFGDAAEPWKTWAILAAIETDANNPDAAASARSKALSAYLDYRRAGGENHFTDGRIVLAVAERLRARDPAQAHALLTELAQAPNLPEQFGPFLDALNAICTGSRDPALAQTPGLDYAMSGELLLLIETLPP; from the coding sequence GTGCGGCAACCGCCCGCGACCCGCTACCGGACCTCGAGCAAGCCATCCTCCCCCTCGAACGCGCCCTGGCCGAGCAGCCGACCCCTGGTCATCGACAACCTGGAGACCATCCTGCCCCCGCCCTATCTGGCGGAGCAGACCCCGGAGGCCCTGCGCGACGACGCCCGCGACGCGCTCGCGGCCATCCTCGCCCTCTGCGACCGGCTGCTCGGGACCGGCGACACCCGGCTGATCTTCACCAGCCGCGAGACCCTGCCCGCACCCTTCGCGGCCGAGCGGCGCTGCCGGGAACTGGAGCGGCTCGCGCCCGAGGACGCGGTGCGGCTGGTCGAGCGGGCGCTGGAGGGCGCCCGCGACCACCGCCCGGGTGCCGCGGACGCAGCGACCCGCGAGTCGATCGACGCGCTGGTCGAGGCGGTCCACGGACATGCCCGCACGCTCGCCCTGCTCGCGCCCTCGCTGCGCGCGCTCGGGGTCGAGCGCACCCGCGCGCGCCTGACAGAGCTGATGGCCGAGATGGACCGCCGTTACCCGGGCAGCCGCGAGCGCTCGGTCTATGCGAGCGTCGAGCTGTCCTTGGAGCGGCTGGCGCCGGTCAACCGGGAGCGGGCGGCGGTGCTGGGCGTCTTTCATGGCGGCCTCCATCCGGCCGTGTTGCAAGTCATGACCGGCTGGGAGATGAACGACTGCCAGGCGCTCGCCGAGGACCTGTCCCGCACCGGGCTCGCCACCGCCGATCCCTACAACTATCTGACCCTGAACCCGGCGCTCTGCCCCTATCTGCGCGGACGGTTGGCGCCGGACGAGCGGGAGACGCTCGCCGGGCGCTGGGCGGAGTCGATGGGGCAGTATGTCGAGTTTCTGGTCCAGCAGAGCAGTCGGCAGGCCGCGATGGCCGCGACCCTGACGGTGATGGAGATCCCCAACCTGTTCGCGCTGCTTGATTGGGTGCAGGGGGCCGGGGATGCCGAGGCGACCATCGACCTCACCACGTCACTGTATCAATTGCTGCAATTCACCGGCCGACCGCGGCTACTCGAGCGGGTCGGGCAGGCGCGCGATGCCGCGGCGCAGGCGCTCGCGCGGCAACCAGGCGACGACTGGACCCATGCCCGGTTTCTTGCGGAGGGGCCCCGTATCGAGCAACAACGGGCCGGCGGACGGCTGCGCGAGGCGCTCGCCGGGGCCGAGGCCCTGCTGCGGCGCGCCCGGGCGGCGGGCGAGTCGGCCTATCCGGACGCCGATTACGATCTGGCCATGGCCCGCATGTTGCTGGCCCAGGTACACAACACTGATGGCGGATCTGAGCGGGCGCTGCCGCTGCTGGACGAGGCGCGGCAGCGGTTCAGGACCATCGTGCGAAATCGCCAGAGCCGCGCGGCCGATTGGATGGCGTCCGTCTGCCTCTCCGAGCGGGGCGGCTGCCTTCTGCACCTGGGTCGGCTCGACGAGTCGGCGGCGACCTACGAGGAATCCATCGCACTCGACGAGCGGCGCGGCGACGAGCGCGCTGTCGCGCTCGGTAAGTGCCAACTCGGTACGGTCCGGTTGCAGCAGCGCTGTTACCCGGAGGCGGTCGCGGCCTACGCCGTGGCCCGCGAGCGCTTCGTCCGGTTGGACGAGCCGGGCAGCGTCGCAACGAGCTGGCATCGGACCGGCATGGCCTATCAGGCGTCGGGCAATCCGGAGTCGGCCGAGGATGCCTACCGGCGATCACTGGCGCTCAACGTGCGGATCGGCGATACCGCCGCGCAAGCGGACACGTTGAATAACCAAGGTAATCTGTACCAAGATGTCCTGAGCCGCCCCGAGGACGCGGCGGCCTTCTACCGGCAGTCCGCGGACCTCTATGTCCGAACCGGCAATACGGCGGGCGAGGGCCGCGCCAGGAGCAATCTCGGCGCGACGTTGCGCTGGCTGCGGCGACTCGACGAGGCGCGCGGGGAGATCCAACGGGCGATCGAGTGCAAGGCCCAGTTCGGCGATGCCGCGGAGCCCTGGAAGACCTGGGCCATCCTCGCCGCTATCGAGACCGACGCCAACAACCCCGATGCCGCCGCCTCGGCCAGGTCCAAGGCACTCTCCGCCTATCTCGACTACCGCCGCGCCGGCGGCGAGAACCACTTTACCGACGGCCGCATCGTGCTCGCCGTCGCGGAGCGGCTGCGCGCCCGCGACCCGGCCCAGGCCCACGCACTGCTCACCGAGCTTGCCCAGGCCCCGAACCTGCCGGAGCAGTTCGGCCCATTTCTCGATGCGCTCAATGCCATCTGCACCGGCAGCCGCGACCCCGCCCTCGCCCAGACCCCGGGGCTCGACTACGCCATGTCCGGCGAGCTCCTGCTCCTGATCGAGACCCTGCCGCCTTAG
- the arsD gene encoding arsenite efflux transporter metallochaperone ArsD: MKKLEIYDPAMCCSTGVCGVEVDPVLVAFNADLQWLAGQGVAVSRHNLSQEPQAFAANPAVLKELEAGMERLPVTLVDGRVVATGAYLSRAQLVQKLALDTAATQAPTDPLRVQVGGGCCTPSGGCC, encoded by the coding sequence ATGAAAAAGCTCGAAATCTACGATCCCGCCATGTGTTGTTCCACCGGCGTCTGCGGTGTCGAGGTCGATCCCGTCCTGGTCGCCTTCAATGCCGACCTGCAATGGCTGGCAGGGCAGGGGGTCGCGGTCAGCCGCCACAACCTGTCGCAGGAACCCCAGGCGTTCGCTGCGAACCCGGCGGTACTCAAGGAACTGGAGGCGGGGATGGAGCGCCTGCCGGTGACCCTGGTCGACGGCCGCGTGGTCGCCACCGGGGCCTACCTCTCGCGCGCCCAGTTGGTGCAGAAGTTGGCGCTGGACACGGCGGCCACCCAGGCGCCGACGGACCCGTTGCGCGTCCAGGTTGGCGGCGGTTGCTGCACGCCCAGCGGCGGGTGCTGCTGA
- the arsB gene encoding ACR3 family arsenite efflux transporter gives MSAQCDGQARAAAGKRLSVFERYLTVWVALCILVGIGLGQVFPGVFQAIGRLEVAQVNLPVGLLIWVMIIPMLMKIDFGALHQVKSHWKGIGVTLFVNWAVKPFSMALLAWLLIRGVFAQWLPAEQLDSYVAGLILLAAAPCTAMVFVWSRLCDGDPYFTLSQVALNDSIMIFAFAPIVALLLGLSAIVVPWDTLLTSVVLYIVIPVALAQAWRWFLLKQGQERFDLTLATLGHASILALLATLVLLFAFQGQAIIEQPLVIAILAVPILIQVFFNSGLAYGLNRLVGEKHSVAGPSALIGASNFFELAVAAAISLFGFKSGAALATVVGVLIEVPVMLLVVRVVNASKGWYEADTRGNVAAN, from the coding sequence GTGAGCGCGCAATGTGACGGCCAGGCCCGCGCCGCGGCCGGCAAGCGGCTGAGCGTCTTCGAGCGCTATCTGACGGTCTGGGTCGCGCTCTGCATCCTGGTCGGCATCGGGCTGGGCCAGGTGTTTCCGGGCGTCTTTCAGGCCATCGGGCGTCTGGAAGTCGCTCAGGTCAATCTGCCGGTGGGCCTGCTCATCTGGGTGATGATCATCCCGATGCTGATGAAGATCGACTTCGGGGCCTTGCATCAGGTCAAGTCCCATTGGAAGGGCATCGGTGTCACCCTGTTCGTGAACTGGGCGGTCAAGCCCTTCTCCATGGCGCTGCTGGCGTGGCTCCTGATCCGCGGGGTCTTCGCCCAATGGCTGCCGGCGGAGCAACTCGACAGCTACGTGGCCGGACTCATCCTGCTGGCCGCGGCGCCCTGCACCGCGATGGTCTTCGTCTGGAGTCGGCTGTGCGATGGCGATCCCTACTTCACGCTGTCTCAGGTCGCGCTCAACGACAGCATCATGATCTTCGCCTTCGCGCCGATCGTGGCGCTGCTGCTCGGGCTCTCGGCCATCGTCGTGCCCTGGGATACCTTACTCACCTCGGTCGTGCTCTATATCGTGATCCCCGTGGCACTGGCCCAGGCGTGGCGCTGGTTTCTGCTCAAACAGGGACAGGAGCGGTTCGACCTGACCCTGGCCACCCTCGGGCACGCCTCCATCCTCGCCCTGCTCGCCACCCTGGTGCTGCTGTTCGCCTTCCAGGGCCAGGCGATTATCGAGCAACCGCTGGTGATCGCCATCCTGGCGGTGCCCATCCTGATCCAGGTCTTCTTCAATTCCGGGCTGGCCTACGGGCTCAACCGGCTGGTCGGCGAGAAGCACTCGGTCGCCGGCCCCTCGGCCCTGATCGGTGCCTCCAACTTCTTTGAATTGGCAGTGGCGGCGGCGATCAGCCTGTTCGGCTTCAAGTCCGGCGCCGCGCTGGCGACCGTGGTCGGCGTGCTGATCGAAGTGCCGGTGATGCTGCTGGTGGTCCGGGTGGTCAATGCCAGCAAGGGGTGGTACGAGGCTGACACACGAGGAAATGTTGCCGCAAATTAA
- a CDS encoding arsenate reductase ArsC: MTDPVALNLLVLCTGNSARSILGEALFNHLGAGRVRAWSAGSQPSGRVNPVALETLAAHGVPLPEARSKSWDEFAAPDAPQFDLIITVCGSAAGETCPVWPGHPVTAHWGIDDPAHVEPMEARRAAFEVAYSELECRIRALLAEPLEAMTPDDRRSAARRIHAECAQ, from the coding sequence ATGACTGACCCCGTTGCGCTCAATCTCCTGGTGCTCTGCACCGGCAATTCCGCCCGCTCGATCCTGGGCGAGGCCCTGTTCAACCACTTGGGGGCGGGGCGGGTGCGCGCCTGGTCCGCCGGCAGCCAGCCGTCCGGGCGGGTCAATCCGGTCGCCCTGGAGACGCTCGCGGCCCACGGCGTACCGCTACCGGAGGCGCGCAGCAAGTCCTGGGACGAGTTCGCCGCCCCCGATGCGCCGCAGTTCGACCTGATCATCACCGTCTGCGGCAGTGCCGCGGGCGAGACCTGCCCGGTGTGGCCCGGTCACCCGGTAACCGCCCATTGGGGCATTGACGACCCGGCCCATGTGGAGCCCATGGAGGCGCGCCGCGCCGCCTTCGAGGTCGCCTACAGCGAATTGGAATGCCGTATCCGCGCCCTGCTTGCCGAGCCATTGGAAGCCATGACCCCGGATGACCGGCGGTCCGCGGCGCGGCGCATCCATGCGGAGTGCGCCCAGTGA